The following coding sequences are from one Fibrobacter sp. window:
- a CDS encoding YbaB/EbfC family nucleoid-associated protein, translating to MSKNINKLLKQAQKVQAQVMKAQEEMQKQEFEGTAGGGMVKVVLNGANELVSIKINPEVVDPDEVEMLEDLIVAAHSNAQEKIREASNSTMGSITSGLNIPGL from the coding sequence ATGTCAAAAAATATCAACAAATTGCTCAAGCAGGCCCAGAAAGTACAGGCACAGGTCATGAAAGCCCAGGAGGAGATGCAGAAACAGGAGTTTGAGGGCACCGCCGGAGGCGGCATGGTCAAAGTCGTTCTCAATGGAGCAAATGAACTCGTTTCCATCAAGATAAATCCTGAAGTCGTTGACCCCGATGAGGTAGAGATGCTGGAAGATCTGATTGTCGCAGCACACTCCAATGCGCAGGAAAAAATCAGGGAGGCATCAAATTCGACGATGGGCTCTATAACAAGCGGACTCAATATTCCCGGCCTATGA
- a CDS encoding alpha/beta hydrolase — protein MLVRKITKKGKYTLLILSVILGCWIVLMAVIYLLSPGKTRPFLDENGKLLEGSISEKVKMRINGIEQGMFIKGKNIKNPVLLYLHGGMPDYFLTRKYPTGMEDYFTVVWWEMRGSGMSYNIDIPVETKNLDQMISDAKEVTNYLRQRFGQEKIYLMGHSGGTFVAIQMIDRMPELYNAYIGVAQISCQLQSEKLAYDYMLKRYRENGNKKMVKKLEASPVTMTEGVPRSYQIIRDIAMHDLGIGTTHDMKSVLRGIMLPSFTCPDYTLTEKINLWKAKAGSGISILWSKILVTDLSKEFTEFKIPVYFFHGVYDYTVNYELAKNYYQKIKAPVKKFFTFEKSAHSPLFEEPQRMREIFEREIFPDVITK, from the coding sequence ATGCTAGTCAGAAAGATTACTAAAAAGGGGAAGTATACCTTGCTAATACTATCGGTTATACTGGGTTGCTGGATAGTTTTAATGGCTGTCATATATCTCCTAAGTCCAGGGAAAACAAGGCCATTTTTAGATGAAAACGGAAAGCTTCTGGAAGGAAGCATTTCTGAGAAAGTAAAAATGAGGATTAACGGCATTGAACAGGGAATGTTTATCAAAGGAAAGAATATAAAAAATCCGGTCTTGCTTTATCTTCACGGGGGAATGCCAGATTACTTTCTCACCAGAAAATATCCTACCGGTATGGAGGATTATTTTACCGTAGTATGGTGGGAAATGCGGGGTTCTGGAATGTCATACAATATCGATATTCCGGTTGAAACAAAGAACCTGGATCAGATGATTTCAGATGCAAAGGAAGTCACTAATTATCTGCGTCAACGTTTTGGTCAGGAAAAAATATATCTGATGGGACATTCAGGGGGGACCTTCGTAGCTATACAGATGATTGACAGGATGCCGGAGTTGTATAACGCCTATATCGGTGTTGCTCAGATTTCCTGTCAGCTTCAATCGGAAAAGCTGGCCTATGATTATATGTTGAAAAGATATCGGGAGAATGGCAATAAGAAGATGGTGAAAAAGTTGGAGGCATCGCCGGTAACTATGACAGAGGGGGTTCCCCGATCTTACCAAATAATACGCGATATTGCCATGCATGATCTTGGAATCGGTACGACTCATGATATGAAGTCAGTTTTACGGGGGATCATGTTGCCCTCATTTACATGCCCTGATTACACACTTACAGAAAAAATAAATCTGTGGAAGGCAAAAGCCGGTTCAGGTATCAGTATATTATGGAGTAAAATACTGGTGACAGATTTGTCAAAAGAGTTTACCGAGTTTAAAATACCGGTATACTTTTTTCATGGCGTGTATGATTATACAGTGAATTATGAATTGGCAAAGAATTATTACCAAAAGATAAAGGCTCCTGTTAAAAAGTTTTTTACGTTTGAGAAATCAGCGCACAGCCCGCTGTTTGAAGAGCCGCAGAGGATGAGGGAAATATTTGAGAGGGAGATATTTCCCGATGTCATAACTAAATGA
- a CDS encoding phosphatidylglycerophosphatase A yields the protein MVMNKPFSFTYWIRKTGASLFFLGYIPYIPGTVGSAVATALVWYVHQRWGDFLSPEKLALHWVALIAITAISIFLSSRDKDVFGSSDPSQIIIDEVAGQLITFFMIPISLKTLLLGFLLFRFYDIVKPFPVYQMQELEEGVGVTMDDVVAGVLANVSLMIILAVYGWVKGYL from the coding sequence ATGGTAATGAATAAACCCTTCTCATTCACTTACTGGATAAGAAAAACTGGAGCAAGCCTGTTTTTTCTCGGCTACATCCCTTACATACCTGGAACGGTCGGATCAGCGGTCGCTACTGCCCTTGTATGGTATGTTCACCAGAGATGGGGCGATTTCCTGAGCCCGGAAAAACTGGCCCTGCACTGGGTAGCTCTCATTGCTATCACCGCGATAAGCATCTTTCTCTCCTCACGCGACAAGGATGTATTCGGCAGCAGCGATCCTTCACAGATAATTATCGATGAAGTAGCGGGGCAGCTTATTACTTTCTTTATGATACCGATCTCCCTGAAAACCCTGCTTCTTGGCTTTCTGCTCTTCCGTTTTTACGACATTGTCAAGCCATTCCCCGTCTACCAGATGCAGGAACTCGAAGAAGGCGTGGGCGTAACCATGGATGATGTGGTCGCAGGGGTGCTGGCCAATGTGTCATTGATGATAATATTGGCGGTGTATGGCTGGGTGAAAGGGTATTTGTAA
- a CDS encoding radical SAM protein, which yields MSELVVCEIFKSIQGESSITGYPCSFVRLASCNLSCNWCDTRYALSDGVPMSSEEIIESVKKHGTRIVEITGGEPLLQEATPQLCRSFLDSGFTVLVETNGSQDISVLPEGCRRIVDVKCPSSGEAGSFLESNLSSLTGNDELKYVISDKHDFDWAVVHLTSRNLAGRLRIIFSPNTGSLSPAELASWILESDVPVVLGLQLHKIIWGDRRGV from the coding sequence ATGAGTGAGCTGGTGGTATGTGAAATTTTCAAGAGTATTCAGGGAGAGTCATCCATTACTGGATATCCCTGCTCCTTTGTCCGCCTGGCAAGCTGCAATCTCTCCTGCAACTGGTGTGATACAAGGTACGCGCTATCCGATGGTGTACCGATGAGCTCAGAGGAGATAATTGAATCTGTAAAGAAACACGGAACAAGGATTGTTGAAATCACAGGAGGAGAGCCTCTGCTTCAGGAAGCAACTCCTCAACTCTGCAGGAGTTTTCTTGACTCAGGCTTCACTGTTCTTGTTGAAACTAACGGAAGTCAGGATATTTCAGTACTTCCGGAGGGCTGCCGGAGGATCGTAGATGTCAAATGCCCTTCGAGCGGGGAGGCCGGTTCGTTTCTTGAGAGTAATTTATCCTCTCTTACCGGTAATGATGAACTCAAGTATGTAATTTCCGATAAGCATGATTTCGACTGGGCTGTAGTGCATCTGACAAGCAGAAATCTTGCTGGCCGGCTAAGGATTATTTTTTCGCCCAATACGGGGTCACTCAGTCCCGCAGAGTTAGCATCGTGGATACTTGAAAGCGATGTTCCTGTGGTTCTGGGTCTTCAATTACACAAGATAATCTGGGGGGACAGAAGAGGTGTTTAA
- the queD gene encoding 6-carboxytetrahydropterin synthase QueD: MLYEITSEAHFSAAHRLLNYDGPCENLHGHNWQVKASVKCSELDSAGIGIDFKVLRNHLKEIVKQFDHKDLNVVLKQENLNPSSENLARYIFQRLKGKLEGSGCMVSRLEICETPGNCAAYYE, translated from the coding sequence ATTTTGTACGAGATTACGTCCGAAGCACATTTTTCCGCTGCTCATAGGCTGCTCAATTATGATGGGCCCTGTGAGAATCTTCATGGACATAACTGGCAGGTAAAAGCATCTGTCAAATGCTCCGAACTTGATTCTGCCGGAATAGGAATAGATTTCAAGGTACTCAGAAACCATCTGAAGGAAATTGTCAAGCAGTTCGACCACAAGGATCTCAATGTTGTACTGAAACAGGAAAACCTCAATCCATCATCTGAAAACCTCGCCCGGTACATCTTTCAGAGACTTAAGGGAAAACTTGAGGGATCCGGCTGTATGGTTTCCCGCCTAGAGATCTGCGAAACACCGGGAAATTGCGCTGCGTATTATGAGTGA
- the queC gene encoding 7-cyano-7-deazaguanine synthase QueC — translation MFKKERAIVLLSGGIDSATCCAAAKEEGFDIHAMSFSYGQRHWIELESARKVASFFDAVEHKIVEIDLRAFGGSSLTDTIDVPKGRAIKEGQIPNTYVPARNTIFLSFALGWAEVTGCRNIFTGVNSVDYSGYPDCRPEFIEAFQCMANLATRAGVEGKIIRIHTPLINLTKAQIIRKGTDLGVDYSITHSCYDPYPDGSACGLCDSCQIRKSGFKEAGVEDPTRYGG, via the coding sequence GTGTTTAAAAAGGAGAGGGCTATAGTATTGTTAAGCGGCGGGATCGATTCCGCAACCTGCTGTGCTGCCGCAAAAGAGGAGGGTTTTGATATCCATGCCATGAGTTTCTCTTACGGGCAGCGTCATTGGATCGAGCTTGAATCCGCACGCAAAGTCGCATCATTTTTTGATGCAGTGGAGCATAAGATTGTAGAGATAGATCTCCGTGCTTTTGGAGGAAGTTCTCTGACAGATACTATCGATGTCCCGAAGGGACGTGCTATCAAAGAGGGGCAGATACCCAACACCTATGTGCCAGCGAGAAACACCATATTCCTGTCATTTGCGCTGGGATGGGCTGAGGTCACCGGATGCCGTAATATATTTACAGGTGTAAACTCAGTTGACTACTCGGGATACCCCGATTGCCGTCCGGAATTTATCGAGGCTTTCCAGTGCATGGCAAATCTTGCTACCAGAGCTGGAGTTGAGGGAAAGATAATAAGGATACACACCCCACTGATAAATCTGACAAAAGCACAGATAATCAGGAAAGGCACTGATCTGGGAGTTGACTATTCGATAACTCACAGTTGTTATGATCCGTACCCTGACGGGAGCGCGTGCGGGCTGTGTGATAGTTGTCAGATAAGGAAGAGCGGGTTTAAGGAGGCGGGGGTGGAGGATCCGACGAGGTATGGAGGGTGA
- a CDS encoding peptidase S9, translating into MMRTVKICALLCLLFIPAIGEYFGRNKVQYDDFDFKVLNTNQFRIYFYPSEESATKEAGRMLERWHTRFKMIFDRTLPKRQPVLIYANHADFQQTNAISGLIPEGTGGVTEGLMNRIILPLTGIGSENNHVLGHELAHVFHYNIIKESPAGIGGAQQIPLWFIEGMSEYLSIGSYSPLTAMWMRDAVLSNDIPSFSQISRNTEYFPYRYGHAIWAYIGGTYGDHVISPLFHSTLKQGWYPGFKSVLGISIDSVSAGWQRAIREKFSSDTAGRTLPSRTGTPVIKEGSTNLSPVISPDGRYIAFLSTKDLFSIDLYLADVSTGKIIKRLVSAETDQHFDALRFMSSSGTWSPDGEQFAFIVFKDGDNAIAILDIKTRKVTRTFKLKDVDEIAHIAWSPDGKKLAISGTSGAISDLYTYDLETSTLHRLTNDKFAELQPSWSPDGKWIVFATDRGYPTNLDSLKFSPLKIGIINIEGCCIRVIRMAEWVKHINPQYSPDGNSIYFVADPDGFSDIYRYSLETNRFFRVTNTATGISGLTELSPAISVAMKSGKTVFSIYDKKGYKIHSLDSTQTEGEPFTPDKQDYLKTVKLPPMKSENSIVDDYLGKSSEGLVEENRFSIKNYNPRLGLLYVGQLYAGLSADPLGVGVGGGVSFLFSDILGDHLLGLGAQINGSLRDFGAEGFYLNMDRRLNWGLVLSRIPYASTFTEVERDTATVDGEVRDVQKVTFTDERIFDNQIGLLAAYPLSSNRRFEFQGSYTRISYDYQSEEIYALSGRVVRRNNSSLDEPTSLNLFRASAAYVGDFSNFGFTGPVTGRRYRYELEPTSGSLSFLTALADYRQYFLMNPFTLAFRFFHYGRYLRDSESDRLSPLFLGYETWVRGYSYYSYNLRNCSSSDNYADCPDFSRLIGSRVGVFNAELRLPLLGNEQFGLINFPYLPMELVAFLDGGVAWSRGEIPVPKLIHNTRERVPVFSAGAATRINLFGLLVLQIYYAYPFQRTDRGGNWGFLFAPGW; encoded by the coding sequence ATGATGAGAACTGTGAAAATCTGCGCTCTGCTTTGCCTTCTGTTTATTCCCGCTATCGGAGAATATTTCGGACGAAACAAGGTTCAGTACGATGATTTTGATTTCAAGGTATTAAACACCAATCAATTCAGGATCTACTTTTATCCATCGGAGGAGAGTGCTACCAAAGAAGCGGGGCGGATGCTGGAGCGATGGCATACCCGGTTTAAGATGATCTTTGACAGGACCCTTCCCAAAAGGCAGCCGGTATTAATCTATGCCAATCATGCCGATTTTCAGCAGACAAACGCTATCAGCGGTCTTATCCCAGAGGGGACCGGAGGAGTGACCGAAGGCTTAATGAACCGCATAATTCTTCCTCTTACCGGAATCGGCTCCGAAAACAACCATGTTCTGGGCCATGAGTTAGCCCATGTCTTTCATTACAATATCATAAAGGAGAGTCCTGCGGGGATAGGAGGCGCGCAGCAGATCCCTTTGTGGTTTATCGAGGGGATGTCGGAGTATCTGTCGATCGGATCATACTCCCCGTTGACAGCAATGTGGATGAGGGATGCTGTGCTGTCCAACGATATTCCATCATTTTCTCAGATCAGCAGAAACACAGAGTATTTCCCCTACCGTTACGGGCATGCAATCTGGGCCTATATCGGAGGAACTTATGGTGATCACGTGATAAGCCCTCTCTTTCATTCCACACTTAAGCAGGGATGGTACCCGGGGTTTAAAAGTGTTCTTGGAATAAGCATAGATTCAGTTTCCGCAGGATGGCAAAGGGCAATCAGGGAAAAGTTCTCATCGGATACTGCCGGTCGAACTCTGCCCTCCAGAACAGGGACTCCTGTTATAAAAGAAGGCAGCACCAATCTATCGCCTGTAATAAGTCCTGACGGGCGCTATATTGCTTTTCTATCCACAAAGGATCTCTTCTCGATAGATCTTTATCTTGCAGATGTAAGTACTGGAAAAATCATAAAGAGGCTTGTGAGTGCGGAGACCGATCAGCATTTTGATGCTCTGCGATTTATGTCATCGTCGGGCACCTGGTCTCCCGACGGGGAGCAGTTTGCATTTATAGTATTCAAGGACGGGGACAATGCGATTGCGATTCTGGATATAAAAACCAGGAAAGTAACCCGCACATTCAAACTCAAAGATGTGGATGAAATAGCACATATCGCCTGGTCACCCGATGGGAAAAAGCTTGCAATTTCCGGAACATCGGGAGCGATAAGTGATCTTTACACCTACGATCTTGAGACATCCACGCTGCACCGTTTAACAAACGACAAGTTCGCTGAACTGCAGCCGTCATGGTCGCCAGATGGCAAATGGATTGTTTTCGCGACTGACAGGGGTTATCCCACAAATCTAGATTCTCTCAAATTCTCCCCCTTAAAAATCGGTATCATAAATATCGAAGGATGCTGCATAAGAGTGATAAGAATGGCTGAGTGGGTAAAGCATATAAACCCGCAGTATTCGCCCGATGGGAACAGTATTTATTTTGTAGCGGACCCTGATGGATTCAGTGATATTTACCGGTACTCCCTTGAGACAAACCGGTTCTTCAGAGTAACTAATACTGCTACAGGTATAAGTGGTCTTACAGAGCTCTCCCCTGCTATCTCTGTAGCGATGAAAAGCGGAAAAACAGTATTCAGTATTTACGACAAAAAAGGTTATAAGATCCACAGTCTTGATTCCACACAGACAGAAGGGGAACCGTTTACACCAGACAAACAGGACTATTTAAAAACTGTCAAACTGCCTCCGATGAAATCTGAAAACTCCATAGTTGATGATTACCTGGGGAAGAGTTCTGAGGGGTTAGTTGAGGAGAACCGTTTCTCCATAAAAAACTATAATCCCAGACTGGGTTTACTCTATGTGGGTCAGCTTTATGCCGGACTCTCTGCCGATCCTCTTGGAGTGGGAGTCGGTGGAGGAGTTTCATTTCTTTTCAGTGATATTTTAGGGGATCATCTTCTTGGTCTCGGTGCACAGATAAATGGAAGCCTGAGAGATTTTGGTGCTGAGGGTTTTTACCTTAACATGGACAGACGCCTTAACTGGGGGTTGGTTCTGAGCCGAATCCCTTATGCATCCACATTTACAGAAGTTGAAAGAGATACTGCGACAGTTGACGGGGAGGTAAGAGATGTGCAGAAAGTCACCTTCACCGACGAGAGAATATTTGATAACCAGATCGGTTTATTAGCCGCATACCCCCTTTCCTCCAACCGGCGCTTTGAGTTTCAGGGATCATACACCAGGATCTCATACGATTACCAGAGCGAGGAGATATATGCCCTGTCCGGAAGAGTCGTCCGGCGCAATAACAGTTCACTCGATGAGCCCACATCACTTAACCTTTTCAGGGCTTCTGCAGCATACGTGGGTGACTTTTCCAATTTTGGTTTTACAGGTCCTGTCACCGGAAGAAGATACAGGTATGAACTTGAGCCTACATCGGGGTCACTCTCCTTTCTCACCGCCCTCGCCGATTATCGTCAGTACTTCCTGATGAACCCATTTACACTTGCATTCCGCTTTTTCCATTACGGACGATATCTGAGAGATTCCGAGAGCGATCGTCTGTCACCTCTTTTCCTGGGATATGAAACCTGGGTGCGAGGGTACAGTTATTACTCCTACAATCTCCGTAACTGCTCATCATCTGACAATTATGCCGACTGCCCCGATTTTTCACGTCTTATCGGCTCGAGAGTGGGTGTTTTCAATGCGGAACTGAGACTTCCCCTTCTGGGAAATGAACAGTTCGGGCTTATTAACTTTCCATATCTTCCCATGGAGCTGGTCGCTTTTCTGGATGGAGGAGTGGCGTGGTCGAGGGGAGAAATCCCTGTGCCGAAATTGATTCATAATACCAGGGAGCGTGTGCCGGTTTTCAGTGCCGGAGCAGCGACACGAATCAATCTTTTTGGCCTGCTGGTGCTTCAGATCTACTACGCCTACCCTTTTCAACGCACAGACAGAGGCGGAAACTGGGGATTTCTTTTCGCTCCGGGATGGTAA
- a CDS encoding CinA family protein, translated as MTTAELAKEIGEILKRKNWTLAVAESCTGGLLGGAITEIPGASGYFMGGVIAYDNQVKESLLGVPTDVLSEFGAVSSQTVTAMARGVCKLLKTECAISVSGIAGPEGGTEEKPVGLVYTGIAVCDTVKSFKYIFKGDRQEIRYQTVETALSCFKEMIESF; from the coding sequence ATGACAACCGCTGAATTGGCAAAAGAGATTGGGGAGATTCTTAAGAGGAAAAACTGGACACTCGCGGTTGCGGAATCGTGTACCGGGGGGCTTTTGGGAGGAGCTATTACGGAGATTCCGGGGGCATCGGGTTATTTCATGGGTGGAGTGATAGCCTATGACAACCAGGTGAAGGAATCTTTACTGGGTGTTCCTACGGATGTACTATCGGAATTCGGGGCAGTAAGCAGCCAGACAGTAACAGCGATGGCCAGAGGGGTTTGTAAACTGCTTAAAACTGAGTGTGCGATTTCCGTATCAGGTATAGCTGGTCCTGAGGGCGGCACAGAGGAAAAACCTGTTGGTCTGGTTTACACAGGCATAGCGGTATGTGATACCGTAAAGAGTTTTAAATACATTTTCAAGGGAGATCGTCAGGAAATAAGATATCAGACAGTCGAAACCGCCCTGAGTTGTTTTAAGGAGATGATTGAATCTTTCTGA
- the recR gene encoding recombination protein RecR yields the protein MTEPLEDLVEALCSLPTIGRKSAWRLALHLMERPEQEAVAIAESIIAARRKLRHCRRCFNFSENELCPVCLSQSRDHSLVCVVEKPADVFAIEKSSRYRGTYHVLGGVLSPLNGITADKLRIAELRNRIGPEQIREVILGLGGSADAEATSLYLARLFRNDKIRVTRLARGLPAGMELEFVDQITLSQALCERTDMHYGNE from the coding sequence ATGACAGAACCTCTTGAAGATCTCGTCGAAGCCCTCTGCAGCCTCCCTACTATCGGACGCAAGAGTGCCTGGAGACTTGCTTTACATCTGATGGAGAGGCCGGAGCAGGAGGCTGTTGCTATCGCTGAGTCGATAATTGCTGCCAGGCGGAAACTAAGGCACTGCAGGCGATGTTTCAACTTCAGCGAAAATGAACTCTGCCCGGTATGCTTGTCTCAATCACGGGATCATTCTCTTGTCTGCGTAGTGGAAAAACCCGCTGATGTCTTTGCGATTGAGAAGTCGAGCCGCTACAGGGGAACTTACCATGTTTTAGGAGGGGTACTCTCTCCGCTAAATGGTATTACCGCCGATAAACTGAGGATTGCGGAACTTAGAAACCGGATCGGTCCCGAACAGATACGGGAGGTAATTCTCGGGCTGGGGGGAAGCGCCGATGCTGAAGCGACATCCCTTTACCTGGCGAGATTATTCCGTAATGACAAAATCAGAGTCACTCGTCTGGCCAGAGGACTTCCGGCAGGGATGGAACTTGAGTTTGTGGATCAGATCACATTGAGTCAGGCTTTATGCGAACGGACGGATATGCATTATGGTAATGAATAA
- the dnaX gene encoding DNA polymerase III subunit gamma/tau yields MSYIVFARKWRPKTFDDVVGQEHITNTLKKAIEKNRVAHAYIFSGTRGVGKTTTARILARALNCEKGPTPEPCGECTNCKNILSGSSFDVLEIDGASNNGVDDIRELRDNIGYSSMGGNNRIFVIDEVHMLTKSAFNALLKTLEEPPKNVIFIFATTEPQKIPATIHSRCQRYDFRRISVEQVLGRLVHICESEKIAFEKSALTLVARKAEGSMRDALSLLDQVYSFCQENITEKEVRTVLGLVETEVYERIMDSISSKDPAPALKTVQDILYQGFDLQEFILGFQEHLRNLLFSRVPGALESRGIDLETDMVQRFSKSAERFSDGDLLRMSEIVKKAEQDIKWSSFPRFTVEIMLIKLVYMDNTVLIEQLIKSLNSSDSNPTDTEPDLKKKIETPEPVTQAPPEYIAPPVEPSIIAVEESLAPYAVNTSFEEDNPGTVPVDLKKMWTSFLDFLLRDRPNLGSFLSFAYIASSTDNSIDLKFPTNFKFQFSEVTKKNNRNEISKLLDEFTHTHIDLRIALETKEQAHQEQNYIKQIGNIPSTINDQIEKEPIIQVLLDCFDGEIL; encoded by the coding sequence ATGAGCTATATTGTCTTCGCACGAAAATGGCGCCCCAAAACTTTCGATGATGTGGTCGGGCAGGAGCATATTACTAATACCCTCAAGAAAGCCATCGAGAAAAACCGCGTTGCCCACGCCTATATCTTCTCCGGAACTCGCGGGGTAGGGAAGACAACTACGGCCAGAATCCTGGCACGGGCTCTCAACTGCGAAAAAGGGCCGACTCCGGAACCGTGCGGAGAGTGTACCAACTGCAAAAACATCCTCAGCGGCTCAAGCTTCGATGTCCTGGAAATTGACGGCGCCTCAAACAATGGTGTCGATGATATCAGGGAGCTGCGCGACAATATCGGGTACTCCTCCATGGGCGGAAACAACCGTATCTTTGTGATCGATGAAGTACACATGCTCACAAAATCCGCCTTCAATGCCCTGCTCAAGACTCTCGAGGAGCCACCAAAGAATGTGATCTTTATCTTCGCCACCACTGAACCTCAGAAAATCCCGGCAACTATCCATTCAAGATGCCAGAGGTATGATTTCCGCAGGATAAGTGTTGAGCAGGTCCTGGGACGTCTTGTCCATATCTGTGAGTCCGAGAAGATCGCCTTCGAAAAATCCGCTCTCACACTCGTGGCGCGAAAAGCCGAAGGAAGCATGCGCGATGCCTTGAGTCTTCTGGATCAGGTCTACTCATTCTGCCAGGAAAATATCACCGAAAAAGAGGTCAGAACTGTACTGGGACTGGTGGAGACAGAAGTCTACGAACGGATCATGGACTCTATCTCCAGCAAGGATCCCGCACCGGCTCTCAAAACTGTCCAGGATATCCTCTATCAGGGCTTCGATCTCCAGGAGTTTATCCTCGGATTCCAGGAACACCTCAGAAATCTCCTCTTTTCCAGAGTGCCCGGCGCACTTGAGAGCAGAGGCATTGATCTTGAAACCGACATGGTGCAGAGATTCTCAAAGAGCGCAGAGAGGTTCTCAGACGGGGACCTGCTGAGAATGTCCGAAATTGTCAAGAAGGCTGAGCAGGATATCAAGTGGAGCTCTTTCCCCAGGTTTACAGTTGAAATAATGCTGATAAAACTGGTTTACATGGACAATACCGTTCTTATCGAGCAGTTGATAAAATCACTTAACTCCTCAGACTCAAACCCGACAGATACTGAACCGGATCTAAAAAAAAAAATAGAAACACCTGAGCCGGTGACTCAGGCCCCGCCGGAATATATCGCTCCTCCTGTAGAACCATCCATAATAGCTGTTGAAGAGAGTCTTGCTCCATATGCAGTGAATACCTCATTTGAGGAGGACAATCCGGGAACAGTCCCGGTAGACCTGAAAAAGATGTGGACTTCTTTTCTTGACTTTCTTCTGCGCGACAGGCCAAATCTGGGTTCTTTTCTTTCATTCGCCTATATCGCTTCCTCAACGGATAACTCCATAGACCTGAAATTTCCCACAAATTTCAAATTTCAGTTCTCTGAGGTGACTAAAAAGAATAATAGAAACGAAATCTCAAAGCTGCTTGATGAGTTCACCCATACTCATATCGATTTGAGGATCGCTCTTGAGACCAAAGAACAGGCACATCAGGAACAGAATTATATTAAGCAGATAGGAAATATCCCCTCAACAATCAACGACCAGATCGAAAAAGAACCCATCATCCAGGTTCTTCTGGACTGTTTTGACGGGGAGATATTATAG
- a CDS encoding TPM domain-containing protein, translating into MKSIKKTLPFLLLVTSVLLASQYPQRPSGPVGDYANILDPATKSHITKISQSLWEQAGFALVVATVPSIGDNTIEEYANVLYEKWGIGARGKDEGVLVLLSLDPRRIRVEVGYGAEGYLNDAKVGRLLDSYAVPLLKKNDYGAGILSLSIEVARAVETEKQIRLSLPARERVSAHENPEEISPFAVILFIIILIVMISTPFGRSLLLLMLLSGGSGRRGGYGGRGGFGGGFGGGFGGGISGGGGASRSF; encoded by the coding sequence ATGAAATCCATCAAAAAGACTCTTCCTTTTCTTCTTTTAGTTACTTCGGTTCTGCTTGCCTCCCAATACCCCCAGCGGCCATCAGGGCCAGTCGGTGATTATGCCAATATTCTTGACCCCGCTACCAAATCCCATATCACAAAGATAAGCCAGTCTCTCTGGGAGCAGGCCGGTTTTGCACTTGTGGTCGCGACGGTTCCTTCTATAGGTGATAACACTATCGAGGAGTACGCCAATGTTTTGTACGAAAAATGGGGAATTGGGGCCAGGGGAAAGGATGAAGGAGTACTTGTGCTTCTGTCACTCGATCCGAGGAGAATCAGGGTTGAGGTGGGGTACGGTGCAGAAGGGTATCTCAATGATGCCAAAGTGGGCAGGTTGCTTGACAGTTATGCAGTTCCACTGTTAAAGAAAAATGATTACGGTGCCGGCATTCTTTCTCTGTCAATTGAGGTCGCAAGAGCTGTTGAGACTGAAAAGCAGATAAGGTTATCACTTCCGGCACGGGAACGTGTTTCCGCGCATGAAAATCCTGAGGAGATATCACCTTTTGCGGTAATCCTTTTCATTATTATTCTTATAGTGATGATAAGTACCCCCTTTGGCCGTTCTCTTTTGTTGTTGATGTTATTGAGTGGCGGGTCCGGCAGGAGAGGTGGATATGGCGGCCGCGGCGGGTTTGGGGGCGGATTCGGTGGCGGTTTTGGCGGTGGAATAAGTGGAGGCGGAGGGGCATCCCGATCTTTTTAA